The following is a genomic window from Hymenobacter monticola.
GGTGCCGGCCGGCCGCGTCGTGACGGTGCCCTGTTCGGTGAATGCCCGTGATTTCGCCTTTAGCGCCGAAGCACGGGCGCGGGTAAGGCAGCGCCTGAATTGGGCTGCCGAGGCCGTGGTAGGGGTCTACGTGGGCAAGTTCGGCGGCATTTATTACGACGCGGAGGCCTTCGGGGTGTTTCGGGCCGCAGCCGACCATTTCGGACCGGGTTTCCGCCTGCTCGTTCTCACGCCCGACCCCGTGGCCGAAGTGCAGCGCAAGGCGGCGGCGGCCGGAATAGCGGCCGGTGCGGTGTTCGTCATCAAGGCGCCGCATCACGAAGTGCCGGACTACCTGGCGGCGGCCGATTTTGCCTTCGCCACCATCAAGCCAGCGCCATGCCGCCGGTTTTGTTCGGCCATTAAAATTGGCGAGTACTGGGCCAGCGGCCTGCCGGTGTTGGTGCCGCCTGGTGTGGGCGACGATTCGGCCATCGCCGAGGCCGAAGGCGGCGGAGCCGTGTTCGACCTGGGTTTGCCCGCCAGCTTGCCCGCGGCATTGGGCCGCATCGGCGCGGTGCTGGTGCGGCCTGGTTATCGTGCGGCCATCCATGAACTGGCCGTGCGGCATCGGAGTGTAGACCGGGCGCGAATTGCTTACGCGGACTTGCTGCCAGTAGTGTAACTTTGCAGCCATTCAACGCCCGAATTAACCGCTCCTTTCTTGCCGGATTCTCTCCCTGTCTTTTCCATCGTAAGCCCCGTATACAAGGCCGAAAACCTGATTGCGGAGCTGGTGCGCCGTATTCAGAACAGCATGGTCGCGCTCACCGACAACTACGAAATTATTCTGGTCGACGACCGGGGACCGGATAACTCCTGGGACCGCATTGCCGAGCAAGCCGCGCTGGACCCACGAGTCCGCGGCGTGCGCCTCTCGCGCAACTTTGGGCAACACAAAGCCATCACAGCTGGGTTGGAGCAAGCCCGGGGCGAATGGGTGGTGGTGATGGACTGCGATTTGCAGGACCAACCTGAGGAGATTCCGGTCTTATACCGCTACGCCATAGCAGAGAAGTACGACCTTGTCTTTGCCCGGCGCGTGGAGCGTCAGGATTCGTGGCTGAAGCGGGCGGGGTCGCGGGCATTCTACCAAATGCTGGCTTACCTAACCGACACCAAGCAGGACCCCGCCATTGCCAACTTCGGTATCTATCACCGCAAAGTGATAAATGCGGTGCTGTCCATGCGCGAGAGCATTCGTTACTTTCCCACCATGCTACGCTGGGTAGGTTTCCGAGCTGGCGCGGTGGCGGTGGCCCACGCCGAACGCCAAGAAGGCAGTAGCAGTTACAACCTGCGCCGCCTGATTAATCTGGCCTTAGATATCATCCTTGCTTATTCAGACAAGCCGCTGCGTCTGACCGTTAAGTTGGGGCTTCTGGTATCAGCTTCGGCGTTTCTGATGGTCCTCGTTACGTGCTTCCGCTTTTTGATGGGAGAAATTCTGGTGCTAGGTTATACCAGCCTCATTATTTCGGTGTGGTTTTTTTCGGGTTTGATACTTTCCGTGCTTGGCATGGTCGGCTTGTATTTGGGCAAAACCTTTGAACAAGTAAAAAACCGCCCCATCTACTTAGTAGATGTTGATACCGCTCAATGAGTTCGCACGCCAACATCTGCCAGCCCCTGGCCTGGGATAGCGACTATTTGGGCTTTGAAGTTGCCCGGCTCGAACTGAGTAGCATCGCCCCCGAGGAATTGGCCCAATGCGTGGCGCAAGCCCGCGGCAAGGGCCTGCGCCTGCTCTACTTGATTGCAGCACCTGATGATGCCGTTAGCAACGCAAGTGCCCGACGTGCCGGCGCATGGCTGGCCGACCGCAAGGTGACTTTTGCCATGCCCGTGGCACCCGCCGAGCAGGCCGCTCCCATTAGCCCGGCCATTCGCCCGACCACAACCTGGATGCCGCAACTCGAAAGCTTGGCTTTGCAAAGTGGGGAGTATTCGCGCTTCCGACTCGATAGCAACTTTGCGCCCACGGTCTTCACCGGTCTTTATAAGCGTTGGCTGCAAAACTCCTTGAGCCACCAGATTGCGCGCGAGGTATTGGCGTTTGATGCCGAAGGCAATGCACAAGCTCAGGGCCTGCTTACGCTGGGCCTGAAAAACGGCCGCGCCGATATTGGCCTGCTGGCCGTGGATGCGCAGGCTCGCGGGCAGCGCATTGGACAACAGCTGGTAGCGGCTGCCCGGCAACGCACCGCCGCGTGGGGTTTGGCCGAGCTGCAAGTCGTCACGCAGCTCGACAATGAGCCGGCTTGTGGCTTCTACCGGCGCTGCGGCTTTAGCGAGTGGCAGGTCGAGCACATCTACCATCTCTGGCTGTAAGCAGGCGGTACCCGCCGCGCTTGCGTACCTTTGCCCCCGCGTTTCGACCGCCTACAACTTCTCATGACTATTTCCACGGCTATTCCGTTCAATAAGCCTTACCTCTCGGGCAAGGAAACTACCTACATCGAAGAAGCGGTTCGCTCCGGCAAAATCTCGGGCGATGGCCTGTTCACCAAGCGATGCCACAAGTTTTTTGAGGAGCGGTTCGGCTTTCGCAAAGTGCTGCTGACCACCAGCTGCACCGATGCGCTGGAAATGGCCGCCATCCTGCTCGACCTGCAGCCTGGCGACGAAGTCATCGTGCCGTCTTACACGTTTGTCTCGACGCCTAACGCCTTCGTGCTGCGCGGTGCCAAAATCGTGTTTGCCGACAGCACGGCCCTGAACCCCAACATCGACGCCGCTTCCATCGAAGCCCTTGTGACGCCGCGCACCCGGGCCATCGTGCCGGTGCACTACGCCGGCATTGCCTGCGACATGGACGCCATTCAGGCGGTGGCCACCCGCCATGGGCTGGCTGTGGTCGAAGATGCCGCGCAGGCCATCGACTCGTATTACAACGGCAAGCCATTGGGCAGCCTCGGCGAGCTGGCGGCTTTCTCCTTCCACGAAACCAAGAACATTATCTCGGGCGAAGGCGGCATGTTGGCCATCAACGACCCGCGTTTCGCGCAACGCGCAGAAATTATCCGCGAGAAGGGCACCAACCGGTCCTCATTCTTCCGGGGCGAAGTGGATAAGTACGGCTGGGTAGACATGGGCTCGTCCTTCCTGCCGTCCGACATTATTGCGGCCTTCCTGTACGCGCAGCTTGAAAACCTCGACCAGATTCAGGACCAGCGCAAAGCCCTGTGGCAGGTGTACTACACGGCCCTGAGTAGCCTGAGCAAGTACGGCGTGGGCGTGCCCAACCTGCCGGACTACGCCACCAACAACGGCCACATGTTCTACCTCACTTGCACGAGCCTGGACGAGCGCACCGCCCTGATTGAGCACCTGCGCGAACAGCAGATTCTGCCGGTGTTCCACTACCTGTCGTTGCACAAGAGCCCCTTTTACGTCGACAAGCACGACGGTCGCGAACTGCCCTGGGCCGACTTCTACACCGACTGCCTGGTGCGACTGCCGCTCTACTACGAGCTGACGCCTGCTTTGCAGCAACGCGTTATAGGCGCTATACTGAATTTTTACCACAGCCGCTAGGCTGCCCGTTGCGGGCGGTCCGGCGGTGCAACACGCTACCGTGCGCATCCTTTTCCTTGTTCCTTACCCGCCCGGCCGGGCCCCTTCGCAGCGGTTTCGCTTCGAGCAGTACCTGGACATTCTGACCGCCGCCGGTCACCAGTACCAGCTAGCGCCCTTCATCTCGGTTGCTACCTGGAACATTCTTTACAAGCCCGGCCAAGCGGCAGCCAAGGCCTGGGGCATTCTGAGCGGCTTTGCACGCCGCATTGGGCTGTTGTTCCAGTTGCCGGCCTACGACTTTGTGTTCATTCACCGCGAGGCCGCGCCTTTGGGGCCGCCGGTGCTGGAATGGATAATTAGCAGGCTGCTGCGAAAGAAGGTCATCTACGATTTTGACGACGCCATTTGGCTGGCCAATACCTCGGAGGTGAACAAAGTAGCGGCGGGCCTGAAGTGGCACCACAAAACGGCCAGCATCTGCGGCTGGGCCCGGCGCAACAGCTGCGGCAACAACTACCTGGCCGCCTACGCCCGGCAGTTTAATCCCGACGTCGTGGTGAATCCCACCACCATCGACACCGTGCATCTGCACAACCAGGTGCGCGACCAAAGCGTCCCCGGTCGCCTCGTCATTGGCTGGACGGGCACGCACTCCACCCTCAAGTACCTAGACCAAGTAGTTCCGGTGCTGGCCAAGCTGGAGGCCGAAGGACTGGACTTTGAGTTTCGCGTCATATCCAATCAGCCACCCCAGTTTCCGCTGCGCTCGTTGGTCTTTTTGCCCTGGCGCAAAGAAACCGAAATTGCCGACCTCCTGGGCTTCCACGTGGGGCTGATGCCGCTGGAAGACGACCCCTGGGCCAAAGGCAAATGCGCGTTTAAAGCGTTGCAGTACATGGCTTTGGGCGTGCCGGCCCTGGTGTCGCCGGTAGGCATGAACACCGAAGTGGTGCAGCATGGCCACAATGGCTTTGTGTGCGCGACGGCCGCCGAATGGGAAGCCAGCCTGCGGGCCCTTCTCGCCGACGCCGGCCTGCGCCAGCGCCTCGGGCAGGCCGCCCGTGCTACCATCGAAGCACGCTACTCTGTGACATCCAATACCGCCAACTTTTTGGGCCTCTTCCGATAGCCGGTAAGAGAATGGAAGTGACCCTTCGCGACTGTCGCCAGCTGTTTAATAGCTAGCCCACTAGTTGAGGCCGGGGCCGCGCGGCGGCCCGACCCGCTGGGGTAGCCGCGCCGGATGCCCGTGCCGTTGCCATGTTCTGGAGAATGTATAGCCCACTGAGGTAGAAGGGAATCATCGGAATTTTGTAACGCACCAGCGTACCGAAGTTGGCGCTGGTAATGCCTACTGAAGCGGCAAACACCAGTGAGAACATGAAGCAGAGGAGCAGAATCGGGTTTTTGCCGATGACGCCTAACGTGCGGAACACCCCCGTGCGCCAAAAAATACGCAAGGTGAAAAACAGGAAGAATCCCGCTTCCAGTGCCGACAGCAGCATAACCGGGTTGTGCGCTTCCCAGATGAAGGGCCGGTAGAGGGACGTGGCAATGGCCTGCGGGGCCAGCTTCACCATGCTGCCAATGCTGCCGTCGAGCTCGCCCAGATGGTAACCCGAGCCTTCTTGCTTCACACTTTGTTGGTAGAGGTAATCAGCCGTAATCTTGCTGCGTTCCCCAATTTTGTCCACGTCGTACTTAGCATCGCCCTTTGTGAGGTTAGTAGCCGCGAAAACAGCAACAACGACACCCAGACCCAGGAACAGTGGACGAGCTACCAAACGCAGCCCCTTGCTTTTGATGCGGTCGTTGGTTTCGTTGAATATCCAAAGCAGGGCCGCCGGCAGGAAGCACAGCAAAATGTATACTTTGATGGATAGCAACGCATAGACGGCGATTGTACCAATGAGCAGGCATTTAATCAGCGCCTGCCGCTGAATGATGCCCCGGTACATGGCGTAAAAGAGCCAGCCCAAGGCCCCAAGGCAGAGCGAGTCTTTGAGCAGGCCTGACCCCCAGAAAAACATGGAAGGCACATAAAACATTGCCCAACCCAACTGTTTGTAAACGTGCGGCCTGATTTTAGCAAAGGCAATGAACATAGCCCAGATGCCACTAAAGCTGATGACGGCAAAAAAGAGCGAAATCACCGTGTAGCTGTTGAAGCACAGCAAGCCTAAAAAGGCAGCAATGCGGCATACTAGGTATTCCGTGGAACCCGGCTCGTGCCAAAACATTTTGGCTACATACGGCGCCGTCGCGGGCGAATTATCGCCGCCGTTGTCGAGAATCAGCTGAAAGCCGGTCGAGAAGGATTTGGCAAAGGCCTCATGGATGATGGTGGAATGCCAGTAGTAGTTAAAGGTGTCGCCTCCCTTGTAGTAAAACTGATAAATCAGTCCCAAGCTGATAGCACCCACGAACTTAAGGGTAAGCGCCGGAATGAAGAACGGCTTGGTGAACTGGTTGGTCACCGACGGGCGAATGGCATACGCCAGCCCATAAAGAATGGCCAGGTAAAGGGGGGCGAGGAAAAGGTCACTGAGTTCCATGCTTAGGCTTTTCCGTTCTTTTTAAGCCAGGTTTTGGCCTCTTTGTATTGCTCCGATTTGTGGTCGGCCTTGTCGGCCACCACGGCGTAGTAGCGCTTCGCGGCGGGCACGTCTTTGTCCTTCACGGCCAGCCGGGCCAGGTTCACGTTGGCAAACAAATAAAAACCGCCGGAAGTGTCGCCGGTGCTCTCCGCAAACACAATGCACCGCTGGTAGTAGTCCTTGGCCTTGGCCATGTCGCGGTAGCGGTTCTGCATCAGGTAGCCCAGGAAATAGCTGGCGTAGCGCCCGCTGATGCCCTCGTAGCCCGGCATGCCCTTGTTAATCTTATCAAGAATTTCGCGGCTCACCCGCTCGCAGTCGGCAAACTCGCCCTGGTCGTAAGCCAGCAGCGCATAGAAACGCTGGAAATAGCCGTTGTCGGGGTAGGTGGTGGCCAGGTAGCGGGCCACTGGAATAGCCTCTTCGGCGTTGTTTTCCTCATTCTTGAGGATGCGCATGAGGAATACCCGCGCCTCGGTACCGGTGTAGAAGCCGTTGGCCGCCACGCTACGCAGCTGCTGCAGCCCCAGCTTTTTATCGCCCTTCGGGAAGAAGAGCAGCACCGGCTTCAGCAACGGGTAGTTGTCGGGAATCCAGACGGCGTAGTAGTTGAACAGTGCCTGGCCAAACTGAAACTCCGGGCTCAAACCATTAGCCTCCTGGCTCTTCTTTAGATAGTTGAGCGCGCGCCGGGCGCCCACGGTAGCTTTGCGCCAGTCGTGGCGCTCGGCGTGCAGGCGGGCATCGAAGCCGTAGGCCGCCGAAAGGAAGAAGCTGGCTTCGTAGTTATTGTTGTCGGCGTCGAAGAGCTTCTGGGCCTTGGTGGCCGCCGTGTCCATGTAGGCGAAAAAGGCCTTGTCGTACTGCTGCGTCTGGAAGTTGGTGGGCATGATTTTCCACCATGTGCTCAAACCCAGCAGAAAGTAGGGCATGGGGTG
Proteins encoded in this region:
- a CDS encoding glycosyltransferase translates to MRILFLGYWGLNDGLTASTVFPHLQILQARPDVAAIRLVTIERGAEAQADLRFAPGFETDKISFEPLRSKPSGNIILNKIEDFTRFPNELVKQVAEFRPDFILARGAPAGALAYLVWKKIKLPFYVESFEPHADYMLESGVWRRYDPRYLFQKHWERRQKQLALGLMPVAENYRQQLVQEGVPAGRVVTVPCSVNARDFAFSAEARARVRQRLNWAAEAVVGVYVGKFGGIYYDAEAFGVFRAAADHFGPGFRLLVLTPDPVAEVQRKAAAAGIAAGAVFVIKAPHHEVPDYLAAADFAFATIKPAPCRRFCSAIKIGEYWASGLPVLVPPGVGDDSAIAEAEGGGAVFDLGLPASLPAALGRIGAVLVRPGYRAAIHELAVRHRSVDRARIAYADLLPVV
- a CDS encoding glycosyltransferase family 2 protein encodes the protein MPDSLPVFSIVSPVYKAENLIAELVRRIQNSMVALTDNYEIILVDDRGPDNSWDRIAEQAALDPRVRGVRLSRNFGQHKAITAGLEQARGEWVVVMDCDLQDQPEEIPVLYRYAIAEKYDLVFARRVERQDSWLKRAGSRAFYQMLAYLTDTKQDPAIANFGIYHRKVINAVLSMRESIRYFPTMLRWVGFRAGAVAVAHAERQEGSSSYNLRRLINLALDIILAYSDKPLRLTVKLGLLVSASAFLMVLVTCFRFLMGEILVLGYTSLIISVWFFSGLILSVLGMVGLYLGKTFEQVKNRPIYLVDVDTAQ
- a CDS encoding GNAT family N-acetyltransferase — protein: MSSHANICQPLAWDSDYLGFEVARLELSSIAPEELAQCVAQARGKGLRLLYLIAAPDDAVSNASARRAGAWLADRKVTFAMPVAPAEQAAPISPAIRPTTTWMPQLESLALQSGEYSRFRLDSNFAPTVFTGLYKRWLQNSLSHQIAREVLAFDAEGNAQAQGLLTLGLKNGRADIGLLAVDAQARGQRIGQQLVAAARQRTAAWGLAELQVVTQLDNEPACGFYRRCGFSEWQVEHIYHLWL
- the rffA gene encoding dTDP-4-amino-4,6-dideoxygalactose transaminase, with product MTISTAIPFNKPYLSGKETTYIEEAVRSGKISGDGLFTKRCHKFFEERFGFRKVLLTTSCTDALEMAAILLDLQPGDEVIVPSYTFVSTPNAFVLRGAKIVFADSTALNPNIDAASIEALVTPRTRAIVPVHYAGIACDMDAIQAVATRHGLAVVEDAAQAIDSYYNGKPLGSLGELAAFSFHETKNIISGEGGMLAINDPRFAQRAEIIREKGTNRSSFFRGEVDKYGWVDMGSSFLPSDIIAAFLYAQLENLDQIQDQRKALWQVYYTALSSLSKYGVGVPNLPDYATNNGHMFYLTCTSLDERTALIEHLREQQILPVFHYLSLHKSPFYVDKHDGRELPWADFYTDCLVRLPLYYELTPALQQRVIGAILNFYHSR
- a CDS encoding glycosyltransferase family 4 protein — protein: MQHATVRILFLVPYPPGRAPSQRFRFEQYLDILTAAGHQYQLAPFISVATWNILYKPGQAAAKAWGILSGFARRIGLLFQLPAYDFVFIHREAAPLGPPVLEWIISRLLRKKVIYDFDDAIWLANTSEVNKVAAGLKWHHKTASICGWARRNSCGNNYLAAYARQFNPDVVVNPTTIDTVHLHNQVRDQSVPGRLVIGWTGTHSTLKYLDQVVPVLAKLEAEGLDFEFRVISNQPPQFPLRSLVFLPWRKETEIADLLGFHVGLMPLEDDPWAKGKCAFKALQYMALGVPALVSPVGMNTEVVQHGHNGFVCATAAEWEASLRALLADAGLRQRLGQAARATIEARYSVTSNTANFLGLFR
- a CDS encoding tetratricopeptide repeat protein, which codes for MLRSLFCICWGLLLLPHLARAQKSDTIRTPPPIKTVELDTVGVLPSAVDTKGWLLLDKDIQLELDGAVRNIYNFKYDRAEKQFRSLRRRYPNHPMPYFLLGLSTWWKIMPTNFQTQQYDKAFFAYMDTAATKAQKLFDADNNNYEASFFLSAAYGFDARLHAERHDWRKATVGARRALNYLKKSQEANGLSPEFQFGQALFNYYAVWIPDNYPLLKPVLLFFPKGDKKLGLQQLRSVAANGFYTGTEARVFLMRILKNEENNAEEAIPVARYLATTYPDNGYFQRFYALLAYDQGEFADCERVSREILDKINKGMPGYEGISGRYASYFLGYLMQNRYRDMAKAKDYYQRCIVFAESTGDTSGGFYLFANVNLARLAVKDKDVPAAKRYYAVVADKADHKSEQYKEAKTWLKKNGKA